From the Flavobacterium galactosidilyticum genome, one window contains:
- a CDS encoding O-antigen polymerase: MVHLALIFPLFLIIILRKLFSVTFLNPTGVFCGIWILILSLMQLMAPDFYFTYEAVFYILSFSLFFFIGEFLFFALNRIKINVIKYHYCYSENFETRLRKYTILISMISLIGSLFYLKSFVDHFGSLAEFLIAGSLIREDLFDGNISISSISIFSMLLSYSAINLAMVYYTKYGFRWFQMMPFVSVLISAFSQAARAGIVIMIFQIFVGKVFRLLNQKENNVEYKLLKPLLFIIPILLLIFSFIDSFRHQSFEISGDKSNSTINSLNVYSFGGVAGFTSYLDDIHKSTNDLTYGRYTFSSLYNILGISKAEAGVYDQYLNVSPSQTANIYSIFRPLLEDFGYLGLIFWALMLGVISNFVFRYSLRGSLTSTSLCISLYIYLMFSFIAPLTQFNSFLLSCILPPFIIQISKFSFKFKRNISL; this comes from the coding sequence TTGGTACATTTAGCATTAATCTTCCCTTTATTCTTAATTATAATTTTACGTAAATTATTTTCGGTAACATTTTTAAATCCTACGGGGGTTTTTTGTGGTATTTGGATTTTAATTTTATCATTAATGCAATTAATGGCCCCTGATTTTTATTTTACATATGAAGCAGTTTTTTATATATTGAGTTTTTCTTTATTCTTTTTTATTGGAGAGTTTTTATTTTTTGCTTTAAATAGAATAAAAATTAATGTAATTAAGTATCACTATTGTTATAGTGAAAACTTTGAAACAAGACTTAGAAAGTATACTATACTAATAAGTATGATTTCCTTAATAGGATCATTATTTTATTTAAAATCCTTTGTCGATCATTTTGGGTCTTTAGCTGAATTTTTGATTGCAGGGTCTTTGATTAGGGAAGACCTTTTTGATGGAAATATTTCTATTTCTAGTATTTCTATTTTTTCGATGTTATTAAGTTATTCTGCTATTAACTTGGCAATGGTTTATTATACAAAATATGGATTTAGGTGGTTTCAAATGATGCCATTTGTTAGTGTTTTGATATCAGCTTTTAGTCAAGCTGCTAGAGCAGGTATTGTTATAATGATTTTTCAAATATTTGTTGGCAAAGTTTTTAGACTTTTAAATCAGAAGGAAAATAATGTAGAATATAAGCTGTTAAAACCATTACTTTTTATAATTCCCATTTTACTCTTAATATTTAGTTTTATTGATTCATTCAGACATCAAAGCTTTGAGATTAGTGGTGATAAATCTAATAGTACTATTAATTCTTTGAATGTGTATTCTTTTGGAGGAGTGGCAGGTTTTACTAGTTACTTAGACGACATACATAAATCTACCAATGATTTAACTTATGGGCGTTATACATTTAGTTCTTTATATAATATTTTAGGTATTAGCAAAGCTGAAGCAGGTGTTTATGATCAATACCTTAACGTTTCTCCTTCTCAAACGGCTAACATCTATTCAATTTTTAGGCCACTGTTAGAGGACTTTGGATATTTAGGGTTGATTTTCTGGGCTTTAATGCTGGGTGTAATTTCAAATTTTGTTTTTCGCTACTCACTAAGAGGATCTTTGACTAGCACTTCTTTGTGTATTTCTTTATATATTTATTTAATGTTTAGTTTTATAGCACCTTTAACGCAATTTAATTCTTTTCTATTGAGTTGTATTTTGCCTCCGTTTATTATTCAAATTTCCAA
- a CDS encoding oligosaccharide flippase family protein, with product MNKQSHENNLNKDVLKYLPVKILPAFSGLLTIYLLTRTLSMSLYSNYAFLTAIILLFGQLISGWINSSVIFFYPEYAVNNSLDALKLNVIALQLMLYVIGAIGFAITCYIGLEDFSIILIGLLLLLSQTFLNLLYSFLQAERRVFVQIQSTSIQSVIQIIGLSICFYYYKENLYFVMGVLFLSYFVASNYVMYCDKIYGLILDKRSFSFLDFSIGKKILFYGLPVCVWFFASQFYAIGDRVLFKYFNIHNLVGNYAAFRDLSVGLSGFITMPLLMASHPIIVQMWKTNVDIAEIEKVLTQNIKLLLTFFTPIFIGIFLVGDWVLTQVVGLEYLLDNNLMFLVVFSIFFGTVSMYLHKGLEVTGRTMLMAKIALTVAFLSLILNIFFIPMYGVKAAVLISVASQIIYCAAVYHFSKEIICIKISYIFIYKNLFLILCAWFISNYILITDTFLVIRVCILLISAIYVLLSSKELKEMVQTIL from the coding sequence ATGAACAAACAATCCCATGAAAATAATTTAAACAAAGATGTTTTAAAGTATCTACCAGTAAAGATTTTACCAGCTTTTTCCGGATTACTAACTATTTACTTGTTAACTAGAACACTTTCTATGTCGCTTTATTCAAATTATGCGTTTTTAACGGCGATAATATTATTATTTGGTCAATTAATAAGTGGGTGGATTAATAGTTCAGTAATTTTTTTCTATCCAGAGTATGCCGTAAACAACTCGCTAGATGCGTTAAAATTAAATGTAATAGCTTTACAGTTAATGCTTTATGTTATAGGGGCAATTGGCTTTGCGATTACTTGTTATATAGGATTAGAGGATTTTTCAATAATACTAATTGGGCTACTGTTATTATTATCTCAAACTTTTTTAAATTTATTGTATAGTTTTTTGCAAGCGGAAAGACGAGTTTTTGTACAAATTCAGTCTACCTCAATACAGAGTGTAATTCAAATAATTGGCTTGTCAATTTGTTTTTATTATTATAAAGAAAACTTATATTTCGTTATGGGAGTTCTTTTTTTAAGCTATTTTGTTGCAAGTAATTATGTGATGTATTGTGATAAAATTTATGGATTGATTTTAGACAAGCGATCATTTTCTTTTCTTGATTTTAGTATTGGAAAAAAAATACTTTTTTATGGACTTCCAGTTTGTGTTTGGTTTTTTGCATCACAGTTTTATGCGATTGGTGACAGGGTGCTTTTTAAATATTTTAATATTCATAATTTAGTCGGTAATTATGCTGCTTTTCGAGATCTTTCGGTTGGCCTATCGGGTTTTATTACGATGCCTTTGTTAATGGCCTCTCACCCAATTATTGTTCAAATGTGGAAGACAAATGTTGATATTGCAGAAATTGAGAAAGTTTTGACGCAAAACATCAAATTGTTACTAACTTTTTTTACTCCAATATTTATTGGTATTTTTTTGGTTGGAGACTGGGTTTTAACCCAAGTGGTGGGCCTGGAATATTTATTGGATAATAATTTAATGTTTTTAGTTGTGTTTTCTATTTTCTTTGGAACCGTTTCGATGTACCTACATAAAGGTTTGGAAGTTACTGGAAGAACAATGTTAATGGCGAAAATTGCGTTGACAGTTGCGTTTTTGAGTTTAATTTTGAATATCTTTTTCATTCCAATGTATGGTGTCAAAGCAGCAGTTTTAATTTCAGTTGCGTCTCAAATAATATATTGCGCAGCGGTGTATCATTTTTCTAAAGAGATAATTTGTATAAAAATTTCTTATATTTTCATATATAAAAATCTTTTTCTCATACTATGTGCGTGGTTTATTTCCAACTATATTTTAATTACAGATACTTTTTTAGTTATACGGGTTTGTATTTTATTAATTAGTGCAATTTATGTGCTTTTAAGTTCAAAAGAATTAAAAGAAATGGTTCAAACTATATTATAA
- a CDS encoding EpsG family protein: MVVLLTVFSFFFKKSGIISTLLFVLMWVLFGWNYWNADYGMYNDMYGDSVSEIIFFEYEGGYEFLIFCCKSIGLNFHQFHALIAAIVLLLVFRFFHSFSYLPALLTVCFFWIFFPLQFVLFRNFIAFSIMLQGLISVLRNEKYSNEKYVFFVLLASTIHISSLFYLVFLFAFGKTEVKIKTISLWAIVLLIVLFINHDFIFSTLTLVHEKKALFYRTSLPLFLAYSFTQILNLYVVNYFLKLDSNSGDDENSRANIVVLNINILMLFLIPVYYEMAVFVRILLNFSIVNIVFITNKSFMVDHTIFPKILLLLYLLFWFFGFIFFVRETTIIPLFFNNLLFS, translated from the coding sequence TTGGTTGTTTTACTAACCGTTTTTTCTTTTTTCTTTAAAAAATCTGGAATAATTTCCACGCTATTATTTGTTTTAATGTGGGTGCTTTTTGGATGGAATTACTGGAATGCTGATTATGGTATGTATAATGATATGTATGGCGATTCAGTATCAGAGATTATTTTTTTTGAATATGAAGGCGGTTATGAATTTTTAATTTTTTGTTGTAAGTCAATTGGATTAAATTTTCATCAATTTCATGCTTTAATAGCAGCAATTGTATTACTTTTAGTTTTTAGATTTTTTCATTCCTTTTCCTATTTACCAGCACTTTTAACGGTTTGTTTTTTTTGGATTTTTTTTCCTTTGCAATTTGTTTTGTTTAGAAATTTTATTGCGTTTTCCATCATGTTGCAGGGTCTTATTTCTGTATTACGGAATGAGAAATATAGTAACGAAAAGTATGTTTTCTTTGTGCTGCTGGCTTCAACGATACATATTTCTTCCCTGTTTTATTTAGTTTTCTTATTTGCATTTGGGAAAACTGAAGTCAAAATAAAAACAATTAGTTTGTGGGCTATTGTCTTATTGATTGTATTATTTATAAACCATGATTTTATTTTTTCTACTTTAACGTTGGTTCATGAAAAGAAGGCTCTTTTTTATAGGACAAGTTTACCTCTATTTTTAGCTTACTCATTTACTCAGATTTTAAATTTATATGTGGTAAATTATTTCTTGAAGCTCGATAGTAATTCTGGAGATGATGAAAATTCCAGGGCTAATATTGTGGTGTTAAATATAAATATATTAATGCTTTTTTTGATTCCCGTGTATTATGAAATGGCTGTGTTTGTTAGAATTCTCCTGAATTTTTCTATTGTTAATATTGTCTTTATCACTAACAAATCATTTATGGTTGATCATACAATTTTTCCTAAAATTTTGTTGCTTTTATATCTTCTTTTTTGGTTCTTTGGTTTTATATTTTTTGTTAGAGAAACTACCATAATACCTCTTTTTTTTAATAATTTATTATTTAGTTAA
- a CDS encoding Wzz/FepE/Etk N-terminal domain-containing protein, with product MNEQHTNDEISLKELIDKGKEWWHYLLSQWKIILLAGIIGAALGLAYSFSKKPIYTATLSFALEDEKSGGLGGALGLASSFGIDLGGGGGSIFTGSNLTELFKSRAMVEQTLLSPVVVDGKTISLAEMYIQNQEWRKKWNEKPKLASIQFLPDTKRKYFTRVHDSILGVIYQDLSKTGLSVGQKDKKISIITIEVNSTNELFSKYFTEALVKEVSDFYVTTKSKKARMNMNILERQTDSIRRELNGAITGVAVANDNTFMLNPALNVRRAPSARRQVDVQANTAILTELVKQTELAKVTVRKETPLIQVIDQPILPLKKEKFGKAKGIVFGGFLTGFLTLLGLIIRKVLKSIAQ from the coding sequence ATGAACGAACAACATACTAACGACGAAATATCGTTAAAGGAATTAATTGATAAAGGGAAAGAGTGGTGGCACTATTTACTTTCACAATGGAAAATTATCCTATTAGCAGGGATCATTGGGGCTGCTTTAGGCCTAGCCTATTCTTTTAGTAAAAAACCTATTTATACCGCAACTTTGTCATTTGCCTTGGAAGACGAAAAATCTGGAGGACTAGGTGGCGCTCTGGGATTAGCCAGTTCCTTCGGAATTGATTTAGGTGGCGGAGGTGGCAGTATTTTTACAGGCTCTAATTTAACTGAATTGTTTAAGTCTCGTGCCATGGTAGAGCAAACCTTGTTGAGTCCTGTGGTGGTTGACGGTAAGACGATTTCCTTGGCGGAAATGTACATCCAAAATCAAGAATGGCGAAAAAAATGGAACGAAAAACCGAAATTGGCATCCATTCAGTTTTTACCCGATACAAAACGTAAATATTTTACCCGAGTGCATGACAGTATTTTAGGCGTGATCTATCAAGATCTTTCTAAAACCGGCTTGTCGGTAGGACAAAAAGACAAAAAAATTTCTATTATTACGATAGAGGTGAATTCTACGAATGAATTGTTCTCTAAGTATTTTACCGAAGCTCTGGTGAAAGAGGTGTCTGACTTTTATGTGACGACCAAAAGTAAAAAGGCACGCATGAATATGAATATACTCGAAAGACAAACCGATAGTATCCGTAGAGAATTGAACGGAGCTATTACGGGAGTTGCGGTTGCTAATGATAATACTTTTATGCTGAATCCAGCACTTAATGTTCGTCGCGCACCTTCTGCACGAAGACAGGTAGATGTGCAGGCGAATACCGCTATTTTAACGGAATTGGTGAAACAAACGGAATTAGCTAAAGTTACGGTACGTAAAGAAACCCCATTAATTCAAGTGATCGACCAACCTATTTTGCCTTTGAAGAAAGAAAAATTTGGAAAGGCCAAAGGGATTGTGTTTGGAGGATTCTTAACGGGATTTTTGACATTGTTAGGCTTGATTATCAGAAAGGTGTTGAAGTCTATAGCTCAATAA
- a CDS encoding SLBB domain-containing protein — MKKIITVLVLFVALMQSSTIMAQDLLKNTDLSTLKVDNLSDAEIGKIKAQLQSNNMTIDQAQPMAIAKGMSATEFAKLKTRIAVVGTGSENKAGTTAVKDSGRKQDKVSNTKVKDSINALIFGSELFDNPTLNFEPDLKLATPLNYILGPADELQVSVYGVQEFNASIPVSVEGKVTIQYVGEIAVSGMSIEAATQKIRSAMARVYSTVSSGQSQVSVSLSRIRTIKITIIGSKQPGNYSISSLATVYNALFLGGGPGKNGSYRNIELLRNNKVYKTIDIYHFLVNGDQSDNVGLKDNDVIRIPAYNQRVTIEGEVKRAGIFEMKKGETFSDLLTFASGFTDLAYTASVNVSQKTSKEFKVRDIKSAEFNTYKPLSGDVFRVTKILNRFENRITIEGAVFRPNSYSFYEGMRFSDLIDKADGLKEDAYSKRARIIRLKPDLTTEIVNVNLEKAVAGDLQTNIALQKEDVVTVYSILDFAEEYKITIDGEIKNPGVYNYNEGLTLNDLLVEAGGLTGSASKRVEIARMIIAEQIDDANPNKAELFNIEITPGNNEQAKNFELQPFDVINIRRMAVYDKPEMVIVRGAVNYEGKYVLANKKDKIYDVIQRAGGLTSVANIEGVKIKRPIQAKQIEEVENVNLNLGKKDTIQDKLITKLKEKVKFATIPVDWKSIVKNQQSNTNVTLFPGDEIEVATFNEGVKVSGNVVLTSEIPYENGRSFGYYLDAVGGIDAKGWKRKAYVIYPNGKAAVASSFLFIRSYPKVKPGSQIIVPEKPQVKKTGAAEIIGFAGVLASVAGVIIAVLRR, encoded by the coding sequence ATGAAAAAAATTATTACTGTTCTTGTATTGTTTGTTGCTCTTATGCAATCATCAACAATCATGGCGCAAGATTTACTGAAAAATACAGATTTAAGCACTTTAAAAGTCGATAATTTATCCGATGCTGAAATCGGAAAAATAAAGGCGCAGTTGCAATCTAATAATATGACCATTGATCAAGCACAGCCCATGGCTATTGCAAAAGGAATGTCTGCAACTGAGTTCGCTAAATTAAAAACACGAATTGCAGTTGTAGGTACTGGTAGTGAAAATAAAGCGGGGACTACCGCAGTAAAAGATTCAGGTAGAAAACAGGACAAGGTTAGTAATACTAAAGTTAAGGATTCTATAAATGCACTGATTTTTGGTTCAGAGCTGTTTGATAATCCTACGTTGAATTTTGAACCAGATTTAAAATTGGCTACACCGCTTAATTACATTTTGGGACCTGCTGATGAGCTACAAGTGAGTGTTTATGGGGTGCAAGAATTTAACGCCAGTATACCGGTAAGCGTTGAAGGAAAGGTGACCATACAGTATGTAGGTGAGATTGCAGTTTCAGGCATGAGCATTGAAGCAGCAACCCAAAAAATCAGAAGCGCTATGGCTAGAGTGTATAGTACTGTTAGTTCAGGACAATCTCAAGTAAGTGTGAGTTTAAGTCGTATCAGAACCATTAAAATTACGATAATAGGGAGTAAACAACCCGGAAACTATTCTATTTCTTCTTTAGCAACAGTGTATAACGCCTTGTTTTTAGGTGGTGGTCCAGGAAAGAATGGGAGCTATAGAAATATTGAATTGTTACGCAATAATAAGGTGTACAAAACTATTGATATCTATCATTTCTTAGTAAATGGCGACCAGTCAGACAATGTAGGATTAAAAGACAATGATGTTATTCGAATTCCAGCGTACAATCAAAGAGTTACTATTGAAGGGGAAGTAAAACGTGCTGGTATATTTGAAATGAAAAAAGGGGAGACTTTTTCAGATTTATTAACTTTTGCTTCTGGATTTACGGATCTTGCTTATACGGCTTCGGTAAATGTTTCTCAAAAAACAAGTAAAGAGTTTAAAGTTCGCGACATAAAATCTGCAGAGTTTAACACCTATAAACCTTTGTCTGGTGATGTGTTTAGAGTAACAAAAATATTAAACCGATTCGAGAATCGCATTACAATTGAAGGAGCTGTTTTTAGACCAAACTCTTATTCGTTTTATGAAGGCATGCGTTTTTCTGATTTGATAGACAAAGCGGATGGACTAAAAGAAGATGCATATAGCAAAAGAGCACGCATCATTCGATTAAAACCAGATCTGACTACAGAAATTGTCAATGTAAATTTAGAAAAAGCAGTAGCAGGTGACCTTCAGACTAATATTGCTTTGCAAAAAGAAGATGTAGTGACGGTATATTCTATTTTGGATTTTGCGGAAGAATATAAAATCACCATTGATGGAGAAATCAAGAATCCGGGAGTCTATAATTACAATGAAGGATTAACCTTGAATGATTTATTGGTTGAAGCAGGTGGATTGACAGGATCAGCTTCAAAGCGTGTAGAAATTGCCAGAATGATCATAGCGGAACAAATAGATGATGCGAATCCCAATAAAGCCGAATTATTTAACATTGAGATTACTCCGGGTAACAATGAGCAAGCTAAAAATTTTGAATTGCAACCTTTTGATGTGATTAACATTCGTAGAATGGCGGTGTACGATAAGCCTGAAATGGTGATTGTAAGAGGAGCTGTTAATTATGAAGGGAAGTATGTTTTAGCCAACAAAAAAGATAAAATATACGATGTGATACAAAGAGCAGGTGGGTTAACTTCTGTTGCTAATATAGAAGGAGTGAAGATCAAAAGACCGATTCAGGCAAAACAAATTGAGGAGGTCGAAAATGTGAATTTAAATTTAGGTAAAAAAGATACCATTCAAGATAAATTGATTACTAAATTAAAAGAAAAAGTAAAATTTGCAACAATACCAGTAGATTGGAAATCGATTGTTAAAAATCAACAAAGCAATACTAATGTAACGTTATTCCCAGGAGATGAGATTGAAGTCGCTACTTTCAACGAAGGGGTAAAAGTGTCAGGAAATGTAGTATTGACATCGGAGATTCCTTACGAAAACGGACGTTCATTTGGATATTACCTAGATGCTGTTGGTGGTATAGATGCTAAAGGATGGAAGAGAAAAGCCTATGTTATTTATCCTAATGGAAAGGCTGCAGTAGCAAGTTCTTTTCTTTTTATTAGATCTTATCCAAAAGTAAAACCGGGTTCTCAAATCATAGTACCTGAAAAACCACAAGTAAAAAAGACAGGAGCAGCTGAAATTATTGGTTTTGCAGGCGTACTAGCCAGTGTAGCTGGAGTAATAATTGCTGTGTTAAGAAGGTAG
- a CDS encoding nucleotide sugar dehydrogenase translates to MKKIAVIGLGYVGLPLARLFATKYQVVGFDINKKRIGELQSGTDHTLEISDAALQEVLVDDFVSSRAVENPIGLLCSDNLDDIRDCTIYIVTVPTPVDKNNRPDLTPLYKSSEMVAKVLKKGDIVIYESTVYPGVTEEECVPVLEKASGLKFNSDFFVGYSPERINPGDKEHTVDKILKVTSGSTPEIGIKVNELYQSVITAGTHLAPSIKVAEAAKVIENSQRDINIAFVNELAKIFNLMQIDTHAVLAAAGTKWNFLPFKPGLVGGHCIGVDPYYLAQRAQEFGYHPEIILAGRRLNDSMGEYIASQIVKLMIKKGVSVNGATILMLGITFKENCPDVRNTKIVDVIAALADYGMQVTIYDPLANPEAVFHEYKLITTTVLPAKKFDAVVLGVAHSEFLELDLSQLQNDKSVVYDVKGVLGENVDGRL, encoded by the coding sequence ATGAAGAAAATAGCAGTAATAGGATTAGGATATGTGGGCTTGCCATTGGCACGCCTATTTGCAACTAAATATCAGGTTGTTGGATTTGATATAAACAAAAAACGAATTGGCGAACTTCAATCAGGAACAGATCATACACTGGAGATTTCCGATGCTGCGCTGCAGGAAGTATTAGTAGACGATTTTGTCAGTTCGAGAGCAGTCGAGAACCCTATTGGTTTGTTGTGTTCTGATAATCTTGATGATATTCGCGATTGCACGATTTATATTGTTACTGTTCCTACTCCGGTAGATAAAAATAACCGACCTGACCTCACACCACTTTATAAGTCTAGCGAGATGGTAGCAAAAGTTTTGAAAAAAGGAGATATTGTGATTTACGAATCTACGGTTTATCCTGGAGTAACTGAGGAGGAATGTGTACCGGTTTTAGAAAAAGCTTCTGGATTAAAATTTAACAGCGACTTTTTTGTTGGCTATTCGCCTGAACGCATTAATCCAGGTGATAAAGAACATACAGTAGATAAAATTTTAAAAGTTACTTCTGGTTCTACACCTGAAATAGGAATAAAAGTCAATGAGCTGTACCAATCTGTAATTACAGCAGGAACGCATCTCGCACCTTCTATAAAAGTGGCCGAAGCTGCCAAAGTAATCGAAAATTCCCAACGTGATATTAATATTGCTTTCGTAAACGAATTGGCCAAAATATTCAATTTAATGCAAATTGATACCCACGCTGTACTTGCAGCTGCGGGAACCAAATGGAATTTTTTACCATTCAAACCGGGATTAGTGGGCGGACATTGCATCGGTGTAGATCCGTACTATCTAGCGCAGCGAGCACAGGAATTTGGCTATCATCCTGAAATTATTTTAGCCGGACGCCGCCTGAATGATAGCATGGGGGAATACATCGCTTCACAAATAGTAAAGCTAATGATCAAAAAAGGAGTTTCTGTTAATGGAGCAACCATTCTGATGCTTGGAATTACCTTTAAAGAAAACTGTCCTGATGTTCGCAATACAAAAATTGTAGACGTCATTGCTGCCTTAGCAGATTACGGAATGCAAGTAACTATATACGATCCACTGGCTAATCCAGAAGCTGTGTTTCATGAATATAAATTAATAACAACTACTGTTCTGCCAGCTAAAAAATTTGATGCTGTTGTGTTAGGAGTAGCGCACAGCGAGTTTTTAGAACTGGATCTTTCACAATTACAAAATGATAAGAGCGTTGTTTATGATGTAAAAGGCGTTTTAGGAGAAAACGTTGATGGACGATTGTAG
- a CDS encoding SDR family oxidoreductase, producing MQQIENKKIVVTGGAGFIGSNLCEHLVQHNNKVVCLDNFATGKSSNIQHLLSNPNFTLIVGDIRNLADCHKAAEGADYILHQAALGSVPRSINDPITTNDVNVSGFLNMLVAARDAKVKKMVYAASSSTYGDSESLPKVEDVIGKPLSPYAITKYVNELYADIFQRTYGLNTIGLRYFNVFGRKQDPNGAYAAVIPKFVMQLMKHESPIINGDGNYSRDFTYIDNVIQMNVLALGTEDPEAMNTVYNTAFGDRTTLNDLMASLKKYLADFDPEIGGIETIYGPNRVGDIPHSLASIDKAKKLLGYTPQFSMQQGLQQAVTWYWENLKE from the coding sequence ATGCAACAAATAGAAAATAAGAAAATAGTAGTAACAGGTGGAGCTGGATTTATAGGCTCTAATTTATGTGAACATTTAGTACAGCACAACAATAAGGTAGTGTGTTTAGATAATTTTGCTACGGGAAAATCATCTAATATACAGCACTTATTAAGTAATCCTAATTTTACATTGATAGTTGGTGATATTCGCAATTTAGCTGATTGTCACAAAGCAGCTGAAGGCGCAGATTATATTCTGCACCAAGCGGCTCTTGGTTCTGTTCCTCGTTCCATAAATGATCCTATTACGACCAACGATGTTAATGTATCTGGCTTTTTGAATATGTTAGTAGCTGCTCGCGATGCCAAAGTGAAGAAAATGGTTTATGCCGCTTCTTCATCCACTTATGGTGATTCTGAAAGTTTACCTAAAGTAGAAGATGTAATTGGGAAACCATTATCACCTTATGCGATTACCAAATATGTGAACGAATTATATGCTGATATTTTTCAACGTACTTATGGTCTAAATACTATTGGCTTGCGTTATTTTAATGTGTTTGGTCGCAAGCAAGATCCTAATGGTGCTTATGCAGCTGTTATTCCAAAGTTTGTAATGCAATTAATGAAGCATGAAAGTCCAATTATTAATGGTGATGGAAACTACTCTCGTGATTTTACTTATATCGACAACGTGATTCAAATGAATGTATTGGCTCTAGGTACTGAAGATCCAGAGGCTATGAATACCGTTTACAATACCGCTTTTGGAGATCGTACTACTTTAAATGATTTGATGGCTTCTCTTAAAAAATACTTAGCTGATTTTGATCCGGAAATAGGAGGGATTGAAACAATTTATGGACCTAATCGCGTGGGAGACATTCCCCATTCATTGGCTAGTATTGATAAAGCAAAAAAATTATTAGGCTATACTCCCCAATTTTCAATGCAACAAGGATTGCAACAAGCGGTGACTTGGTATTGGGAAAATTTGAAAGAGTAA
- the gmd gene encoding GDP-mannose 4,6-dehydratase, whose translation MSTKQKVALITGITGQDGSYLAELLLEKGYQVHGVKRRASSFNTQRIDHIYQDQHESHVNFKLHYGDLTDSTNIIRIIQEVQPDEIYNLGAMSHVKVSFDSPEYVANVDGIGTLRILEAVRILRLEKKTRIYQASTSELYGGLAENKNAQGFYDENSPFYPRSPYGVAKIYAYWITKNYREAYNMFACNGILFNHESPRRGETFVTRKITMATAAIALGKQDCLYLGNLNSQRDWGHAKDYVEAMWRILQQDVPEDYVIATGLTTYIRDFVIMAFAEIGIELSFEGENESEVAKVASCTNPLYQLEIGKIVVRVDPEYYRPTEVDLLIGDPTKSKTKLGWQPQYDLKALVKEMMASDLKIM comes from the coding sequence ATGAGCACAAAACAAAAAGTAGCCCTTATAACTGGGATTACGGGTCAGGATGGATCCTATTTAGCCGAATTATTATTAGAGAAAGGATATCAAGTGCACGGAGTTAAAAGACGAGCTTCCTCTTTTAATACGCAAAGAATTGACCATATTTATCAGGACCAACACGAGTCTCATGTAAATTTCAAACTGCATTATGGAGATTTGACTGATTCGACAAATATTATTAGAATCATCCAAGAAGTACAGCCAGATGAAATATATAATCTTGGTGCTATGTCACATGTAAAAGTCTCATTTGATTCTCCGGAATATGTGGCTAATGTTGATGGAATTGGTACTTTGAGAATATTAGAAGCCGTGCGTATTCTTAGATTGGAAAAGAAAACTAGAATCTATCAAGCCTCTACTTCAGAATTGTATGGTGGACTGGCTGAAAATAAAAATGCTCAAGGTTTTTATGATGAAAATTCTCCGTTCTACCCTCGTTCTCCTTATGGTGTAGCTAAAATATACGCTTATTGGATTACTAAAAATTACCGTGAGGCATATAACATGTTTGCGTGTAATGGAATTCTTTTTAATCACGAATCGCCACGACGCGGAGAAACTTTTGTAACACGTAAAATTACAATGGCAACTGCTGCAATTGCTTTAGGAAAACAAGATTGTTTGTATTTAGGGAACTTGAATTCACAAAGAGATTGGGGTCACGCTAAAGATTATGTAGAAGCGATGTGGCGAATTTTACAACAAGATGTACCAGAAGATTATGTAATCGCTACAGGACTAACTACCTATATTAGAGATTTTGTAATTATGGCTTTTGCAGAAATTGGTATTGAATTAAGTTTTGAAGGCGAAAATGAAAGTGAGGTGGCAAAAGTCGCTTCGTGTACTAATCCTTTGTATCAACTAGAAATTGGTAAAATAGTAGTCCGTGTAGATCCAGAATATTATCGTCCAACAGAAGTCGACCTTTTAATTGGAGACCCAACTAAGTCTAAAACTAAATTAGGTTGGCAGCCTCAATATGATTTAAAAGCCTTGGTCAAAGAAATGATGGCAAGTGATTTAAAAATAATGTAA